Genomic window (Pseudomonadota bacterium):
ATAAAATCATCAGCGCCTTCACAGATATCCTTCAGGTCGTGGACCGTATCGTTATCCGTATCAACAAAGGGCACCGGCCAGGAGGGGCCAAAGTGAACAATCTCACCGCCCTCGGTACCGGACATATCAGCGGGAGTCAAGAGTGGCGTGCCCAGGACCTGATCACAGTTTTCCAGCCGGACGAAACTGAAATCATTGTAGTCAGGACCGAGCCAGTGATCCGGTGTTCCGGGAGCCACCGCATAATAATAGATGCCCCCGATCCTCACATAACTGCCGGGCATCACATTGTAATAAGGGTCTGCACTATACACTGCGGGCCAGTCGATCTGGTCGACACTGTTCGGGTTCACCCGATAGACCGACCACCATTTGTAACGATGCCAGACGGTGGCATGCTTTATTTCCAGTCCTACCGAACCGCTCATGTCCGCTTTGTCTGGGAGGCCGCCGGTTTCCAGTGGGGTGCCGTCGATCTGGTTCACCTGCTGCAGATCGGCCCAGACATTTCCGGAGGGGCAGATCAGATCGTCGCAGTTGTCGGAGTCGATCACCGCGTAATGGGTCGCACCGACCTGAAGATAATCACCCGCTCTCACCTTATTGTGGAAACGGTACGGCCAGACGATGGTTTCATTGCCGGGCCCCTGGAAACTCTCAACACCCCAACGGTACGGGAAATAGGTGTAGTGTTCGATGGCGGCGCCGACGATTCCGGGAACGAGCGTTGCCATGATCGGGCCGGTCTGGTTGACCGGGTCGGTGTACAGCGGGGTACCGGTCGCCTGATTGCACTGCTGCAGCTCTGCGGAATTGAAAGTGGCCGGATCGTTCCAGGAACCGGCACTTGAATCCGACACATAATAATCCACGCCGTCGATCCTGAGGTAATCTCCAATATGCAGCGGGTCGTGAGCGATTGCCGGCCAGTCGATGGCGCTGCCGAAAAAGCTGTTGACCGCACTCCAGGAATCGTCGGCTGGAAAACTGTATGTGATTCCCGGCCAGGTTGCATAATATTCGATTTCGGATCCCTCAGCCCCGGTCAGATCCACTTTCCAGGGATTCGTATTATAGGGAGGATCGGTGAATGCGGGTCGCCCGTTTGACGAATCACAGTACTGGAGGTCGGCAGAACCGCTGTTGCCATTGTAAACATAGTATATAGTGCCGTTGACCTTCAGGTATTCTCCCGGCATCGGGATCTCTGTTCCGGACCAGGAAATTGCACTTGGCGTAGAGCCATTCGAGCCGGTCGCCACATTTGAAATCGTGCCCCACGAGGCCTCGGCAGGGGGGATGACTGCAAAGGGCCAGCGGGCAAAATGCTCTAAAGCCAGCCCGGCCGCGCCGGTCATATCGGCAAAGAGAATCCCCCCGGGATTGTCGGGATCGGCAAGAGGCGCTCCGTTTACCGGATTCACCCGAGCAAGGTCGGCCATGATCATGTCCGGCCCAAAATAGTTTGAACCAAAGACAAAATACATGGTGTTGCCGACTCTCAGATAATCACCGACTTTTGCCACACCATGAAAAAACTTCGACCAATGGATTGTCGTGAGAAAGGGTGGATGTGCACTGTCCACCACCCAGCGGTAATTTGGGAAATAGGTGTACAGCTCGATACTGGAACCGACAATACTGCCGTCGAGGGTTGCCGCGCTGCCGGGCGCGCCTGAAAACGGATCGCAATCGACCAGGGTGGCGGAGTTGTAAGTCGCCGGATCGTTCCAGGAGCCCTCAACGGAGCTGCTGACATAGTAGAGGGTGTTGCCGATTTTGAGGTAGTCACCCGGAGTCAACACCCCGTGATTGGCGGCCGGCCAATCGATGGAGTTCCCTGAGTAACTGCTGACCGCATCCCAGGTGGCATCGGCCGGGATGTCATAGGTAATGGCGGGCCAGGACGAATAGTACCCGATGTTCATTCCCGCCATCCCCGCCATCTCTGCCATCCAGGGAGAGGTATTTGCCGGAGGATCATAGAACAGAGGCTTGCCGGTGGCTGGATCGCTCAATTGCAGTTCGGCAATGTTCGGTGTTCCGGGGGAAACACTGTAAACAGAGTAAAGCCTGCCCTCAATCTCAAGATATTCACCGATGGAAGGAACGCCGCCGACCCACGCGATTCTGCTTGCGGTCAGGGGGTTGACGGAGCCGACGCTGACCGAGGAGATTTGTCCGAACGAACTGTCGGCAGGTGGAAGCAATGCATACGGCCAGCTGGTGAAATGTTCAATATGCTGCCCTTCTGTTCCGGAAAGGTCGGCCAGCTGAAAATTGCCGCCGGAATCAATCACCAGAGAACCGTTGATGACATTGGTGTTGGCCAAGTCGGCAAAGACATTGCCCGCAGGGCAGAAGTTGCCGTCACAGTCTCCGGAATTAAACACCAGATACAACCGGTGATCAACTTTCAGATAATCGCCTGTTTTTACCTTGGCATGGACCGAACCGTCCCAGGTAATCTGCCCGGTCGCCGTAAGGACTGTCCAGGGTGGAATGGCGGAGAAATGCTCAATTTCCATCCCCTGAATCACCCCGTCTGCCTCCAGATCGGCCATGACCGCGGTGCCGGGCGGGTTTTCGAGGCCGATTCCCCTGTAGTCGCATTTCTGCAGCGACGCCATGTTGAATCCAGCCCCGTTCCATGACCCGCTTTGCGACGAATAAACCAGGTAATAAGTATGTTGATCTTCAGGTATTCCCCCGGGGGCGGAGGGTTCATTTTCGCCGCATCCCAGTCGACCTCACTTTTTAGCTGCGGATTGAAGTAACCGTAAATGCTGTTGACCTGGGCCGGATCGGGGAAAGACCGGCCGACCCATTCAATGGCGGCACCGGTCGCACCGGACATATCGGCGAATAATGGCATGGTATGACTGCCGCCGTCGGCAGGGTCCCAGAGCAGGGTGCCGTCGGATTGGTCAACCTGCTGAAGTTCGGCGTAATTATAGGCCGGATCGGGATAAGGGGGCTTCCACATGGATCCGGAGGCCATAAATGGGTCCGGAGGTCCGAAAACATTATAGAACACCCCGTTGACCTTTACATAGTCTCCCGTCCGTAAAACCCCATGTTCGGTGTCTAGCCAGTCAATGGCATGTGCCATTCCGGGATCATAGCTGTCGATGGTCCAGGAGAGTGAATCCTGAGGGCCGGGCCAGGCGGTGAGGTAGTCGAGGGTCATCCCGGCAGTAACTCCATCCATTTCCATGGATGCATAGAAAGGATGGTACATCGGGTTAAATGGGTCACTATTGTCGACCCAGGTCAACTGTTCACCGGTCATCTGGTCGACTTCGTAGAGCATCGTTCTGTTATAAGCCAGCTCGCTCTGATCAACACCGGAGCATGGCGGATTGCCCGGATCGTTCATCGGCGAACACCACGATATGCCCATTTCAGTCATATATATCTTGTTATTGACTCGGACATATCTTTGTCTGCCAAGCCAATTATGGGATGAGGCAAGCCATTCGACCTCGCTGGCCATCGCCCCGGTGATCTGCCAGGAAGAGGGAGCCCCTGACCAGTTGGATATGCTGATGACAGTATCTCCACCCTGTACCCCGTCCGTAACCAGATCAGCCTGAACCGGCATCCAGCTCCAACCATCCCAGGAATGAGAAACAGCACCGGTCGCTTGGTCGCAATCCATCAAGGGGAACCAGCCCCCCATGTTATCCCATACAAAATAATATGTTCCCCTGATCAAGACGTATTCACCGGCCATAATGTCAGCTGGTTGAGTCAACATCAGAACATCAGGAGAAGGCAGGTTGGCCACAGTCCAGGTTCCGGCTTCCGCTGAAGTTGATATGCCCCAGCACAAGATCAAACACACCATTACAGAAAGTATAATGTTCTTCATTCCCCTATCCTTATTGAATCCGGCAATGTCACAACTCATATTCCGCATTTCCTCTCCCGAATCATTAAAGCCCTCGCAGCAGATAGTGAAGATTTCGGGCTGCGCGAATGTGTCTCGCTTTGCATGCTTAACCCCATTGATCAGATGCGCAGAAGAATGCCGCCCCGCAATAAAGCAGGTTTACGCATAATGATCCCGGGCTATCATGCAAAAACAGGCCGGTTATCATCAAGACCAGGAATACAACAGAAATAAACAAGACGCCCCCAGTCTTTCGCGTGACGGGCTAACAGGGACCCATCAACATGGCCTAAAAAAACACAAATCCAATTGTCTCACAAGGTTTTTCTTTGCAGGGAAAGCCCTACAAGATTCGTACAATCAGAAGGTTAGGAGAGCAAGAACAATCTCCTTTACACGAAAAAAGCCCCGACTCATTTTACTGGAATCGAGGCTTGGAGAAAGTCACAAAGATTTATTCGGTTATTGCAGCAGAAAGGGGCCATCCCTTTTAGGACAGCCCCTTTTTTTCAACATCAACTGGTGGAAAACGGGATTACATCATGCCGCCCATGCCACCCATGCCGCCCATGCCGCCCATCGGAGGCATGCCGCCGCCGCTGCCTTTTTCTTCAGGCATATCGGCAATCATGCACTCGGTGGTGAGGAGAAGGCCAGCAACACTGGCTGCGTTCTGCAGAGCAAAACGGGTCACCTTGGCAGGATCGATAACTCCGGCCTTGATCAGGTCTTCATACTCTTCGGTGTCGGCATTGAAGCCCATCGCACCCTTCAGGTTCTTGACATGATCAACGATTACCGAGCCTTCACAACCGGCGTTGTTGGCAATCTGCCGAACCGGCTCTTCAAGGGCGCGGATCATGATTCTCCGGCCAAGCTCCTGCTCGCCTTCGAGCTTGATAGCGTTGAGAGCTTTCAGGCAGCGAAGATACGCAACACCGCCGCCGGGAACAATTCCTTCCTCAACCGCAGCACGGGTTGCATTGAGTGCATCTTCAACACGCGCCTTCTTCTCTTTCATCTCGATCTCGGTTGCCGCTCCGACGTTGATTACCGCAACCCCGCCGATCAATTTGGCAAGACGCTCCTGCAGTTTCTCACGGTCATAATCCGACTTGGTATCATCAATCTGGGCCCTGATCTGTTTAACCCGGGCGGCCAGTTTTTTCTTGTCTCCGGCACCATCAACAATGGTGGTGTTGTCTTTGTCAACCACGATCCTCTTGGCAGTACCAAGATCGTCAATGGTAACGTTCTCAAGCTTGATGCCAAGATCTTCGGTAATGACCTGGCCGCCGGTGAGAATAGCGATATCCTCAAGCATAGCCTTGCGGCGATCACCGAATCCGGGTGCCTTGACGGCGGAAACATTCAAGGTACCGCGCAGCTTGTTCACAACCAGGGTGGCCAGCGCTTCACCGTCAACATCCTCGGCAATGATGAACAGCGGACGGCCCATTTTGGCGATCTGCTCAAGGATCGGCAGCATGTCTTTCATGTTGCTGATCTTCTTCTCGTTAATGAGAATGTACGGATCCTCGACATTGACTTCCATTTTCTCGGCATCGGTAACGAAATACGGAGAGAGGTAACCGCGGTCAAACTGCATACCCTCAACCACATCGAGGGAAGTATCCATGCTCTTGGCTTCCTCAACGGTGATAACACCTTCCTTGCCGACCTTATCCATGGCCTCGGCAATGATGTTGCCGATGGTCGCATCGTTGTTGGCAGAGATGGTGCCGACCTGGGCAATCTCCTTCTGCTCTTTGGTCGGCTTGGCAATCTTGCGCAGTTCAGCGACAACCGCCTCGACACACTTGTCAAGGCCACGTTTGATTTCCATCGGGTTGTTCCCGGCGGCAACCAGCTTGCTTCCTTCAGCATAGATTGACTGGGCCAGGATGGTGGCGGTGGTGGTCCCATCACCTGCCACGTCGCTGGTCTTGGAAGCGACTTCCTTGACCATCTGGGCGCCCATGTTTTCAAACTTGTCAATCAGCTCAATCTCTTTGGCAACGCTCACGCCGTCTTTGGTGATGGTCGGCGCGCCGAATGATTTATCAAGCAGCACGTTGCGACCCTTGGGACCAAGAGTAACCTTCACGGCATCTGCCAGAGTGTTCACGCCTTTCAGGATCGATTCCCTGGCTTTAACACCATATTTCAGTTCTTTTCCAGCCATAACATCATCTCCTTTGTAAACAGAAGTAGTTCTTTATCGTATGATTAATAGTTATCTGTCCCGACGGACGATCTTCCGGGACAACGGGATCAGTGATAACTGACAGTCTTACTTGATCACTCCAAGGATATCATCTTCACGCATGATCAGATAATCTTCACCATCAAGCTTCACATCCGTGCCGCCGTATTTACTGAAAAGAACACGGTCGCCGACTTTGAGATCAACCGGAACCCGCACCCCTTTGTCGTTAAGCTTACCGGCGCCAACAGCCTTTACCTCACCTTCCGCCGGCTTTTCCTTGGCGCTGTCAGGGATGATAATTCCGCCAGATGTCTTCGTTACTTCCTCCAGTCTTTTAACCAGAATCCGGTCATTAAGTGGACGAATTTTCATTTTCAAACCTCCCAACTTTTACCATATTTTTGAGTTAATGATGCCTTTCCAGGCTGACAATTTCCCGTCTGAAATGAACAGGACGGTTATGAATGCTGCCGATAAAAATAACAACGCCTGCACAAACCCTGAGCTTTTCCCGGAAGAACCGGAAAACCCGACCCGTTAATAACGGGCCCGGATTGCCTTGCACGACAGACTGAGTTTTCAAGGCAGTTCAGAGTCTAAACAGGACGATCAAAACGCTCCCTGTTTCAGGTTGAGCGAGACTATAGTGACGGGTTTTTTAAAAATCAAGGCACCCTGTAAAAAAAATTACACCCTGATTACAGGCGCACTCTCCAGCCAAAAGGATCAGGCCGATCACCAAACTGAATCGCCTGGATTTCGTCAAAAAATCGCTGGGCCAGAGGGCCGGTTTTCTCATCATTTATCGGGTACTCCCGGCCACGATAATGTAATGCGCCAACCGGCGAAATAACCGCCGCAGTGCCACTCGCGAAGATCTCCTGCAGCGAACCATCCGCCAAGGCATCGATGACCTCATCAATGGCAACCGCTCTCTCGGTAACCTTGATCCCCCATTCCCCGGCAAGCCGGATTACTGAATCTCGGGTTATCCCGGGAAGAATACTTCCGGACAGAGCCGGGGTTACCAGTTCACCGTTGATGGAAAAGAATATATTTGAAGTCCCGATCTCTTCAATATATCTCCTCTTGATCGCATCTAGCCACAGGACCTGAGTATACCCCTTCTTCTTGGCCTCAAGGGCAGCCATGATACTGGCAGCATAGTTGCCGGCGGTCTTGACATGCCCGACTCCGCCGGGCGCAGCCCGGACGTAATCCTCGGTCACATAGATTTTAACCGGATTAAACCCCTCCGGATAATAGGCACCGACAGGGCTCATGATGACAAAGAAAAGATACTCTCCGGCAGGTCGAACTCCAAGCGCCGCTTCGGTTGCGATCATGGTCGGCCTGATATAAAGCGTTGCTCCGGGCGAACTCGGCACCCAGCTTCGATCAAGATCAAGAAGAGACTTCATGGCCGAAAGCACTTCAGGGACCGGTAGCGTCGGCATGCACATCCTGGTGGCAGAGTCGTTCATCCGGCGAAGGTTATCTTCCGGTCTGAAAAGGAATATTTCATCATTTTTACCCCGGTAGGCTTTCAAGCCCTCGAAAATAGCCTGACCGTAATGAAGAGCCATCGCAGCAGGATCCAACGAGAATGGCTGGTACCCTTTGACCTCCGGGGCTCCCCATCCTGATTTACGATCATACGCCATGGTCAGCATGTGGTCGGTAAAATACTTCCCGAAACCCAAAGCATTTTCATCAGGTTTCATTTTCAGCTCCCCTTCCGGAACCTTGGCCCTCTTTACTTTCATAAATATCTCCTGCTATCTGAAAAAAGGACCTCAGGCCCCCTTTAAACTTCACTGAATCCACCAGACACACTGCGCCGAGAAACCCATGCCCGCTCTATACAAATATGCGCCAACTCAGGTATAGCTTTGAAAAATGATGACAATATAGCTAATTAATGTTTCATTTGGAACAATATTTTTGCCGCCGTTCCGAATAGTCTTGCGGAGTCTGCTAAAAAACCGGAAGGCTCACAGGATGCGCGATTTGATGGTTAAGCATTACGGAAACGAATTTGCATCATAACAATTCTTCACTTCATCACATGTTGCCAATATTTTCTTAAGTTCCCTTTCTACAGGTATTGCCGTGGAAACCCAGAAACCTACCCAGATGGTGCTCAAATACTTCCTCCTGCTCTTCCTGCTTTCAATGCTTCTGGTTGCACGCCTGCTGTGGCCCTTTATTTCAATACTGATCCTTTCATTCATTCTGGCCGGTATTTTTCAGCCCGTTTATCAATTTATCAACAAAAAATTTTCCGACTCATTTTCGTCGATGGTTACCTGCCTGCTGGTGATCCTGATCGTTTTTATCCCCTTGTTGTTTTTCGTCGTGGCGCTCTCTAAAGAAGCTCTTGACCTTTACCACCTGAGCAAAGGCACCAATATCAGCCTCAAGATCAAGGAACTGATATTTGAGAGCAGCCTTATGCTCCGCATTCAGGATATCCTGACCGGCTACGGTATTATTCTGGAACCGGATAAGGTAGGCAAGACCCTCAGCGAATTCTCAGGCAGAACCGGCCTGTTTTTATTCAATCAGGCCAAGTCCTGGGCAGCCAATGCCATGCTTGTTGTCTTTAATTTTTTCATCATGATCATCACGATTTTCTTCCTCTTGAAAGATCACGAAAAACTGATTACCTACCTCCTCAGTCTCTCCCCTTTGCCCGACAACCAGGAGCGGCAACTGATCCAGAAATTCAAAAAGATCGCCGGCGCTGTCCTGATCGGCAACGGAATATGCGGCCTGATCCAGGGAGCCCTTGGCGCTCTGGCCTTTGTAGTGTTTAATCTCGGAGCGCCTATTCTGTGGGGAGGCATCATGCTGATTCTCGCCTTCCTGCCGATTTTCGGAATAGGCCTGGTCCTGATTCCTGCAGCATTCCTGCTGATGCTGCAGGGGCATCTTGAACAAGGCCTGGCCATGCTGCTCTTCTATGCAACCCTCTCCTTTTCCGTTGAGTACATTCTAAAACCACAGCTTGTCGGCAAAAGGGTTAAAATGCATACCCTGCTGGTGTTTCTTTCCATTCTCGGCGGGCTGAAACTTTTCGGCTTTCTCGGAATCATCTACGGTCCGCTGATCATCACCACCTTTATGACCATGGCGGAAATATACCTCGCAAATTACAACTGGTATGTAACCCACGATGGCGGACAGCAACCCGGATAGAGACACCTGAGCCGAGACAAGCTGATGTTGAAATTAACAGGAGGCCAGAGAACAGGCAGGGCTGCTGGACAAACCATACGGCACCAGATTCATCCAATTCAGAATGCCTGAGGGCGTTTCGCCCCATGGCTCTATTCAGAAAATCAATTGTGAATTAAAAGAGATACGAAAAGAATTGGTCGGGGCGGCAGGATTCGAACCTGCGGCCTCCTGCTCCCAAGGCAGGCGCGCTAACCAGGCTGCGCTACGCCCCGACTCACAAGGAAAAAGCCATATAAAAAGCGGCCTTTGAAAAAGAAGCAAACAGATACACCCGACGGCATTTTCCGTCAAGTAAAAATGGCATTATATTTCGGCCAGGTTAATTCTTGACGGCCATTTTGAAAAATGATATAAGCTTTTTTCTGATTTGATTGATCTCTTTGCGAAATCATGTCAAATAGCGGAATTGATTCATCATCCGTTTCAGAAAATGTACTACGTGATTCTATAGTTTTTTACCGTTTTCGTGTTCCCCTGTAGCTCAGTCGGTAGAGCAGGTGGCTGTTAACCACCTTGTCGGCGGTTCGAATCCGTCCGGGGGAGCCAGAGAATATAAAAAAAGCCCGGCTCATACGAACCGGGCTTTTTTGTGTGCACAGAAGTCTTAGATGCCTTTCAGGCACCGCCACTTTTCAATTTTTCCCGAACCACAGCAAACGTCTGATTAATGGTTTCCGCCAGCCCCTGCAACGGATCGCCATCACGCAGTCTTATGACCTTATTGAAATTCCCCTCCTGAATCTCCTTCAGATCCTGTTCCATCCGAAAAACCGGACCGGCAACTTTCTGGGGGAGAAATAGAGCGAGAAGCGTACCGCTGATCAGACTGACAAAGGAACCGGCCAGAATAACAGGAATCAACAGATCACTGACCTTTCTGATTTTTATATGGGCCTCATAGAATGAAGCACCAACCTCCTGCTGCGCGTAGAAATAAAGGATCAACGCGGCCACGACAGAGCTTACCACGACAGTCGCCAGTATTCGCTTCAACAGCCATATCTGAAACTTTTTCTTGACCTGGAGATTCAGCTTTTTTCTTTTATGCTTCATCGTATCTCCCTTAAAATACGCTTGTTCTGAAACCGACCCTCTTCACAGTCAGCTTCCTTTTGCAAATTGACAGGCTACATTTACCCTCCGGCAAAAGAGGATGTCAACAAGATTAGAGCTCACACCATGTCAGCATGGCATCCTAAACAAAGATCCTTTTTATGAGGTTTCAGCATTCTAAATTGAAGATTTGAAGCATGGGTGGCATGACACGACATGCATGTAATCCTCCCATCGGACAAAGTCGGATACTCGGGCGGGATCTTCATCCCCCTTTTCGGATAGACATTGATCGGGTGGGAGAGAATTTTTTTGTAATCCGCATGGCAGGAATAACAGATACTTATAGTAGTTACAGCCTCACTGTTGGTGATCACATGCTTGACAACTTCAGGCCCTTCTTTCCGTCGAGCAGCAGATTGACTGTATTTTCTGGTTTTAAGACCAATCGCAACCATTGCCGCCCGGTTGACCGTGACTTTCAAGGAATAACCATTGCCATTTCTGAATAATTCACCTGATATCTCCATTTCCCCGCCACTTTGAGCATCACTTTCGGCCATAATGTCTCGATCGGAGAATGTCTTATCTGTGGAAAAAGCAAAGGTCTTCGATTCGGATCGGTTACCTGACATATCTTCGGAAACAACCGCGAATTTATAATCCCGATTCGCCTTGATACCAGTCAGTGAAACCTCATGAACCCTGGCAAACTGGCGATCAAGAGGAGACTGCTGGCTTAAATCGTTTAATCCGTACAAAACCTTGGAACTGGCTGGTTTATCCGTCTCCCAGCCAACAGTCGCCGACAGGAATATGCCTTTACTCACTTCCAAAACCTTAACATTAGTAATGACCGGTGGATTCTGGCTGCTACTCGTAACCTGATCCAGTTCCTCAAGGGAAGGCACGGAAACCTCTTTGGTTACAACACCCTTTTGTCCAGATCTTGCCTCCAGATGAATCAAGTCCCCCTTTGTGCTGGCCTCAAGATCAAACCAGTGGGTCTTTGCAGGCGTGCGATTTCTACTCAGCCATTTAATATCCGGACTTTCGATTTTACGATCAATGTTATTGTCAAGCCTGGCATCTGCAGCGTGGCATTTTTCACACTGTTTCTCACTGAAAGGGAGATGGATGAATCTCTTGCCGATAGCATCTTGCCAGATATCGTCATGGCAGGAAATACATTTTGACCCTTCCTTATCGGACTCTGAATACTCCGCTGAAGCGTAACCGATTAGCCCAAAAGCCAGGGCAATAATGATCGCCCAACCGAAGAATTTTCTGTCCATTTTTCTCCCTGCCATGCTAATACAGTGCCATTAGAACTTTACAGATCCTCAAAAAGCCTGTTATACGCATCGGCGTTAAACAAGCAACATTGACATGAAGACACTATGATGGATAAATACAGAGTCTCGGAAGAAACCTCTCGATCAATTCCATCTCCCGGTTGTTGAAACAACTCACTCTTTCCCATGTCATCAAGTTTGCAATGAAGGATTATACCACACCATTTTACGGGCAAGAAAGAATTTATTTTTACCGCCCGCTCTCACTCGTCATAGCGCCAAACAAAAAGGCCCCGGCCGAAATAACACGGCAGGGGCCTATCGATAGCATATAAAAGAACTTACTCTAGAACTTACTCTACGGTAACTTCAGCGTCTTCCACGATCACATCATAACGGTAACCGGAACCAAAATCCTTATCGGCCGCAACCACTCCTTTAGCGAGAACCTTATCGCCAACACTGACGGTTGCCATGGTCGTTACCACGAGGTCGTCAGTACCTTGCGCTCCGGTCCCATCCTTGACATGGAGCCAGTTCTTGCCCATGATCCCGCTCATAAATTTAACAACTTTTCCTCTTAACACAATTTCCTTGCCATTCAAATCAACCCTTCCGGCAAAGACTTCTTCGACTGTCTTCCCACCTTCAGCTCTTGTCACATCACTGAAATCGGTTACGACTGCAGCTGCTGCTGTTGGCTTGTTAGCCGGTGCGCCCTGCTGATTAGCACTATCAAATGGCTGATCCGCCCCACCGACCATGATTGAGGTGGCAAAAATTATACTGTCAAAGGTCCGATTGAGAGTCTTGCTTTCAAAACCGTTGATCGGGGAACCTTCAGGGACAAAGACCTCGTCTCCAACCTTCACCACAGTTTTTGGACCGGCAGCCCAGATTTTCTCGGTCCCGGTATCAATTTCCACGTAGGTATATCCGGAAGCATCCATGGTCTCGGTAACTTTTCCGGAAATACCGGCTTCAGACTTGACCACCTGCGGCTTCGCGCCTTCGGTGGCAGATTTTTCCACGTTGTTTTTACAGCCTGCTGCTACCATCAGCAACAATGACAGAATCAAGATTAAAATACTGTTTTTCACGATCGCTCTCCTTAAAGTGAGTTCAAAATCTGAAAAGTCCTGTTATCAAGTTTGACTCAAGGACTTCATTATGCCGCAATACGGACAAGGATGAGAGTATAACATATTGCTGATAACGGTGCCACCACAATGGCACCGGTCCCTTATCCGTCCAGGCATAATCCTTGACAATTCAAGGGTTTTCGTTGTACAATTTTTACGTTTAGTTGTCTCGCAGACTTCAAAAAATGGCGCTGAATCAATTCTGAAAACACACTTCGTCTTTTTTGTTTTCAGTACTTAGGGGGGCTGTGTGATGTATACATCCAACAAGATACTGAGATTTTCCGCTATTGCGTTGGCTGCCGCCCTGATTTTTTTCACGCCTGTTAACAGCCGGGCGGCCGAAGGCCGGCTGGGCAATTACAGCCTGTTGTCCGGCCATGGCGGATACAACACCGTCGGCAAGGGAGTTTTGCGGCTGGCTGGCTACGCTGCAGGCAACTGCGGCAATTGTCACGAACAGCATGCCAGTGTCGGCGGCACCCCTACTGCCCCCTTCGGCTCCCTGCTCTTCGACACCCTGACCGGCAACGCCTTATGCAATTTCTGTCACGACAGCACCCAATCCAACGGCGCCGACAATATCGTTCAGCAGATTTCCAAAGGCTATTCTCATGATCCCGCTTCGACAATCACCACCGTGCTCTGCGTGGATT
Coding sequences:
- the groL gene encoding chaperonin GroEL (60 kDa chaperone family; promotes refolding of misfolded polypeptides especially under stressful conditions; forms two stacked rings of heptamers to form a barrel-shaped 14mer; ends can be capped by GroES; misfolded proteins enter the barrel where they are refolded when GroES binds); amino-acid sequence: MAGKELKYGVKARESILKGVNTLADAVKVTLGPKGRNVLLDKSFGAPTITKDGVSVAKEIELIDKFENMGAQMVKEVASKTSDVAGDGTTTATILAQSIYAEGSKLVAAGNNPMEIKRGLDKCVEAVVAELRKIAKPTKEQKEIAQVGTISANNDATIGNIIAEAMDKVGKEGVITVEEAKSMDTSLDVVEGMQFDRGYLSPYFVTDAEKMEVNVEDPYILINEKKISNMKDMLPILEQIAKMGRPLFIIAEDVDGEALATLVVNKLRGTLNVSAVKAPGFGDRRKAMLEDIAILTGGQVITEDLGIKLENVTIDDLGTAKRIVVDKDNTTIVDGAGDKKKLAARVKQIRAQIDDTKSDYDREKLQERLAKLIGGVAVINVGAATEIEMKEKKARVEDALNATRAAVEEGIVPGGGVAYLRCLKALNAIKLEGEQELGRRIMIRALEEPVRQIANNAGCEGSVIVDHVKNLKGAMGFNADTEEYEDLIKAGVIDPAKVTRFALQNAASVAGLLLTTECMIADMPEEKGSGGGMPPMGGMGGMGGMGGMM
- the groES gene encoding co-chaperone GroES; amino-acid sequence: MKIRPLNDRILVKRLEEVTKTSGGIIIPDSAKEKPAEGEVKAVGAGKLNDKGVRVPVDLKVGDRVLFSKYGGTDVKLDGEDYLIMREDDILGVIK
- a CDS encoding branched-chain amino acid aminotransferase, producing MKVKRAKVPEGELKMKPDENALGFGKYFTDHMLTMAYDRKSGWGAPEVKGYQPFSLDPAAMALHYGQAIFEGLKAYRGKNDEIFLFRPEDNLRRMNDSATRMCMPTLPVPEVLSAMKSLLDLDRSWVPSSPGATLYIRPTMIATEAALGVRPAGEYLFFVIMSPVGAYYPEGFNPVKIYVTEDYVRAAPGGVGHVKTAGNYAASIMAALEAKKKGYTQVLWLDAIKRRYIEEIGTSNIFFSINGELVTPALSGSILPGITRDSVIRLAGEWGIKVTERAVAIDEVIDALADGSLQEIFASGTAAVISPVGALHYRGREYPINDEKTGPLAQRFFDEIQAIQFGDRPDPFGWRVRL
- a CDS encoding AI-2E family transporter, translated to MVLKYFLLLFLLSMLLVARLLWPFISILILSFILAGIFQPVYQFINKKFSDSFSSMVTCLLVILIVFIPLLFFVVALSKEALDLYHLSKGTNISLKIKELIFESSLMLRIQDILTGYGIILEPDKVGKTLSEFSGRTGLFLFNQAKSWAANAMLVVFNFFIMIITIFFLLKDHEKLITYLLSLSPLPDNQERQLIQKFKKIAGAVLIGNGICGLIQGALGALAFVVFNLGAPILWGGIMLILAFLPIFGIGLVLIPAAFLLMLQGHLEQGLAMLLFYATLSFSVEYILKPQLVGKRVKMHTLLVFLSILGGLKLFGFLGIIYGPLIITTFMTMAEIYLANYNWYVTHDGGQQPG
- a CDS encoding methyl-accepting chemotaxis protein, translating into MKHKRKKLNLQVKKKFQIWLLKRILATVVVSSVVAALILYFYAQQEVGASFYEAHIKIRKVSDLLIPVILAGSFVSLISGTLLALFLPQKVAGPVFRMEQDLKEIQEGNFNKVIRLRDGDPLQGLAETINQTFAVVREKLKSGGA